A window of the Tunturibacter empetritectus genome harbors these coding sequences:
- a CDS encoding DUF1003 domain-containing protein codes for MACKVEELRQIPLFALLDEEEIGVLAAQVEIKKFAARQRIYKLGEPGKHAYVMMSGVVRVTTVDRDHQEVLVDEPRDGEFFGFASMLEDTPHQTTALAIEETTCVEVSRDDIAALLQQKPMAGMDMLTVVSRQFHASQELVRLRANRNSNDVIEEEMSFGDRIADTVARFGGSWTFIILFGAVLLVYAAANIILRGRAWDPYPFILLNLFLSMLAAIQAPVIMMSQNRQDTKDRVRGELDYDVNLRAESEIQNLSGKLNMLTEKIGDVDDLLREHLKLKEHLPGR; via the coding sequence ATGGCTTGTAAGGTGGAAGAGCTGAGACAGATTCCTCTATTTGCGCTGCTCGACGAGGAGGAGATAGGGGTGCTGGCTGCACAGGTGGAGATCAAAAAGTTTGCAGCACGCCAACGCATCTACAAGCTGGGCGAACCTGGAAAACATGCTTATGTGATGATGTCTGGCGTGGTGCGGGTGACGACGGTGGATCGCGATCACCAGGAGGTGTTGGTGGATGAGCCGCGCGATGGCGAGTTCTTCGGCTTTGCTTCGATGCTGGAGGATACGCCCCACCAGACGACGGCATTGGCGATCGAAGAGACGACCTGCGTTGAGGTGAGTCGTGACGATATCGCCGCGCTGCTGCAGCAGAAGCCTATGGCGGGGATGGACATGCTGACAGTAGTGAGCCGCCAATTTCATGCGTCCCAGGAGTTGGTGCGGCTTCGAGCCAATCGCAACTCGAATGATGTGATCGAAGAGGAGATGAGTTTTGGGGACCGCATAGCCGACACGGTCGCACGATTCGGTGGATCATGGACCTTTATCATCTTATTTGGAGCTGTGCTCCTGGTTTATGCTGCGGCGAACATCATTCTAAGAGGTAGAGCATGGGATCCCTATCCGTTTATTTTGCTCAATCTGTTTCTGTCAATGCTGGCCGCCATCCAGGCTCCAGTGATTATGATGAGTCAGAATCGTCAGGACACGAAAGACCGGGTTCGCGGTGAGTTGGACTACGATGTGAATCTTCGTGCTGAGTCCGAGATTCAAAACCTGTCGGGCAAACTGAATATGCTGACGGAGAAGATCGGCGACGTTGACGATCTTTTGCGGGAGCACTTGAAGCTGAAGGAACACCTGCCTGGAAGATAG
- the kdpF gene encoding K(+)-transporting ATPase subunit F, giving the protein MIETTLLGLVTVLLLIYLVYALLRPEKF; this is encoded by the coding sequence ATGATCGAGACAACGCTGCTTGGCCTGGTAACCGTGCTGCTATTGATCTATCTGGTTTACGCGCTGCTGCGCCCCGAAAAGTTTTAG
- a CDS encoding sensor histidine kinase, with protein MVSEDPDGKRSSGNSRLTRMPLGRSGRRVSFEKRLRLWLCLPGLPMLVLCWLPLRHHSVDVLLQSIVLLSLALGWIFAVSVLMEQIVRPLQTLANVVAALREDDFSFRARGGQRNDAMGDLALEINRLAGMLQGQRASALEAMALVERVMESMQSPVLAFDPEGRLKLLNAAGEHAFGLQVQTALGHSAVGLKLDQLLDVADEEVMSLGSGQQSVRWVVKRTGFRLRGVPHTLFVLSDVSAALREEERIAWERLIRVLGHEINNSLTPIKSIAGSLRGRLAALGSASGESADFERGLEVIENRSESLNRFLQAYRQLMGLPAPRLAPVSVATLAQSAALLERRVAVTVEGAAEVVVQVDADHIEQALINLVRNAADAALSPDHAGEGDPHVKIVWATVGSEVVIGVVDNGPGLTNAGNLFVPFYTTKPGGTGIGLVLAQQIAQAHRGSVQLANRTDGHTGCRADLRLPLAG; from the coding sequence ATGGTCTCTGAAGATCCAGACGGGAAGAGATCCAGCGGCAACTCGAGGCTGACCCGCATGCCGCTGGGGCGATCGGGGCGGCGGGTGAGCTTCGAGAAGCGATTGCGCCTTTGGCTTTGCCTTCCCGGGCTGCCGATGCTGGTGTTGTGCTGGCTTCCGTTGAGGCATCATTCGGTGGATGTTCTTCTGCAAAGTATCGTTCTGCTGAGTCTTGCGCTGGGATGGATCTTTGCGGTCTCCGTTTTAATGGAGCAGATTGTTCGTCCGCTGCAGACGCTGGCGAACGTCGTGGCTGCGTTGCGCGAGGACGACTTTTCTTTCCGTGCTCGCGGAGGGCAGAGAAACGACGCTATGGGGGATCTGGCGCTTGAGATTAATCGTCTCGCGGGAATGCTGCAGGGGCAACGTGCAAGCGCGTTAGAAGCAATGGCGTTGGTGGAACGCGTTATGGAGTCAATGCAGTCGCCGGTGCTGGCGTTTGATCCCGAGGGTCGATTGAAGTTGCTGAACGCCGCAGGGGAGCATGCGTTTGGGTTGCAGGTTCAGACGGCGCTCGGTCACTCGGCTGTGGGGTTGAAGTTGGACCAGCTGCTTGATGTAGCGGATGAAGAGGTCATGTCGCTGGGTAGCGGGCAACAGTCGGTGCGATGGGTGGTGAAGAGGACTGGCTTCCGCCTGCGCGGCGTGCCGCATACGTTGTTTGTGCTGTCGGATGTGAGCGCTGCTTTGCGGGAGGAGGAGCGGATTGCGTGGGAGAGGTTGATTCGGGTGCTGGGACACGAGATCAATAATTCGCTAACGCCTATTAAGTCGATTGCGGGGAGTCTGCGTGGCCGTCTTGCGGCTTTGGGGAGTGCATCTGGCGAGAGTGCTGATTTTGAGAGGGGCCTCGAGGTTATCGAGAATCGCTCCGAGTCGCTGAACCGGTTTCTGCAGGCGTACCGTCAGTTGATGGGCCTGCCGGCACCGCGGCTGGCTCCGGTCTCTGTGGCGACTTTGGCGCAGAGTGCGGCATTGCTGGAGAGGCGAGTTGCAGTGACGGTGGAAGGTGCGGCAGAGGTTGTCGTGCAGGTGGATGCCGACCATATTGAACAGGCGCTGATTAATCTGGTTCGCAACGCAGCCGATGCTGCGCTTAGTCCAGATCATGCTGGTGAAGGTGATCCCCATGTCAAGATCGTCTGGGCGACGGTTGGTTCCGAGGTTGTGATTGGAGTGGTGGACAATGGTCCTGGGCTGACGAACGCAGGCAATCTGTTTGTTCCGTTTTATACAACGAAGCCAGGGGGGACAGGGATCGGTCTGGTTCTCGCGCAACAGATTGCACAGGCGCATCGGGGATCGGTGCAGTTGGCTAACCGTACCGACGGTCACACAGGGTGCAGGGCCGACCTTCGGTTGCCGCTTGCCGGATGA